The proteins below are encoded in one region of Coffea arabica cultivar ET-39 chromosome 4c, Coffea Arabica ET-39 HiFi, whole genome shotgun sequence:
- the LOC113741919 gene encoding transcription factor PIF7-like isoform X2, with amino-acid sequence MSHHFVVPNWNLRHQRQDQLDGGDGNRSSHVQNHQNPSYVVPMLNHEVAELTWENGQLAMHGLSNILPSPAPTKSTCGRAGDHTLESIVHQATCHHKHSRMMNSMQSQKHDDGDKKLSSKINSTLEFSGTKWGERSGQVQMLPSTMKKRPRSETESDQCGRFFSSKIHDLGQERSACASASATLCRDNNKDATMVTWASFESPSSFKTKNTTDEDSASHGGLENRDEEQGAKGGIVQSCSARRSRAAAVHNQSERRRRDRINQKMKALQKLVPNASKTDKASMLDEVIEYLKQLQAQVHMMGTRAMPQMMMTPLAMQQQLQMSLLARMGMGAGVGVGMGMGMLDINSMARTAPLPLQPFMHSTPIASAPPTFVPPPLVMPPRIPACTPPPATANATTTEINASGAFSDPYSSFLAQQTVNMDFYSKMAALFRQQANQTSATASNPLQPNFNQGK; translated from the exons ATGAGTCACCATTTTGTTGTGCCTAATTGGAATCTAAGGCACCAACGACAAGACCAACTAGATGGAGGAGACGGGAACAGATCCTCCCACGTGCAAAACCACCAGAATCCTAGCTATGTTGTCCCCAT GTTGAATCACGAAGTTGCTGAGCTGACATGGGAAAATGGGCAGCTAGCCATGCATGGTTTGAGCAACATCCTTCCTTCTCCAGCTCCAACAAAGTCCACCTGTGGCAGAGCTGGTGATCATACACTGGAATCAATAGTCCATCAAGCTACATGCCATCACAAGCACAGCCGGATGATGAATTCGATGCAAAGCCAAAAGCATGATGATGGGGATAAAAAATTAAGCTCCAAGATTAATAGTACTCTAGAATTCTCAGGCACGAAATGGGGTGAAAGATCGGGGCAGGTGCAAATGCTTCCAAGTACGATGAAAAAGAGGCCGAGGTCAGAGACAGAGTCCGATCAATGTGGAAGATTTTTCAGCAGCAAAATTCATGATTTGGGCCAAGAACGCAGTGCTTGTGCTAGTGCTAGCGCTACACTGTGTAGGGACAATAATAAAGACGCCACAATGGTGACATGGGCTTCCTTTGAATCTCCCAGCAGCTTCAAGACTAAAAATACCACTGATGAAGACTCTGCTTCTCATGGTGGATTG GAAAATAGGGATGAAGAGCAAGGGGCCAAAGGAGGAATTGTCCAGTCATGTTCAGCAAGACGCAGTCGTGCGGCTGCAGTACATAATCAATCAGAACGg AGACGGAGAGATAGAATCAATCAGAAGATGAAAGCTCTACAGAAGTTGGTGCCTAATGCAAGTAAA ACTGATAAAGCATCAATGCTTGACGAGGTGATCGAATACTTAAAACAACTTCAAGCTCAAGTTCACATGATGGGTACAAGAGCAATGCCACAAATGATGATGACTCCCCTAGCAATGCAGCAACAGCTACAAATGTCCCTTCTAGCACGTATGGGCATGGGAGCCGGTGTTGGAGTTGGAATGGGAATGGGAATGCTTGACATCAATTCCATGGCTAGAACTGCACCCCTTCCACTCCAACCCTTCATGCATTCCACCCCAATTGCCTCAGCACCTCCTACATTTGTGCCGCCACCCTTGGTCATGCCACCGAGGATTCCGGCCTGCACTCCACCACCAGCCACGGCCAATGCCACAACTACCGAAATTAATGCCTCCGGCGCTTTTAGTGATCCGTACAGTTCATTTTTAGCCCAA CAAACAGTAAACATGGACTTTTACAGCAAGATGGCAGCTCTCTTCCGGCAACAAGCTAACCAAACCTCAGCCACCGCGAGCAACCCATTGCAGCCAAATTTCAACCAAGGGAAATAA
- the LOC113741810 gene encoding uncharacterized protein produces the protein MRRGYDYVDGDQFATAVAASAFAIHSLEEYQKKLRKGSEIALGSVRTRKDERSLPIETASSGRPFGQGNRTTSFARPVPFAEQKQKGNSKKYRNAETKADAWEKAQMAKIKKRYERMQSDILAWEHEKKMQEKLQLEKKKSELELRRERNLQYYRSKLARIDHNAGGARKQIEEKRKYEESVVKEKARNIRSTGNAPLRCFCF, from the exons ATGAGACGGGGATATGACTATGTTGATGGTGATCAGTTTGCAACAGCAGTTGCAGCTTCTGCTTTTGCTATACATTCCCTTGAAGAATACCAGAAAAAGCTAAGGAAGGGATCTGAAATCGCTTTGGGAAGTGTTAGGACCAGGAAAGATGAGCGTTCTTTGCCAATAGAAACAG CTTCCTCTGGGAGGCCATTTGGCCAGGGTAATAGGACTACATCCTTTGCAAGGCCTGTACCTTTTGCGGAACAAAAGCAAAAGGGCAACTCAAAGAAATACAGAAATGCAGAAACCAAAGCAGATGCTTGGGAGAAAGCTCAGATGGCCAAAATTAAGAAAAG GTATGAAAGGATGCAGTCTGATATTCTTGCTTGGGAGcatgaaaagaaaatgcaagagaAACTTCaactggaaaagaaaaag AGTGAGCTGGAGCTCAGAAGGGAGAGAAACTTGCAATATTACAGAAGCAAGCTGGCCAGGATAGATCATAATGCTGGAGGAGCCAGAAAACAGATAGAAGAGAAAAGGAAGTATGAGGAATCTGTTGTGAAAGAGAAAGCAAGAAATATAAGATCCACAGGAAATGCTCCACTCAGATGCTTCTGCTTCTAA
- the LOC113741919 gene encoding transcription factor PIF7-like isoform X1: MSHHFVVPNWNLRHQRQDQLDGGDGNRSSHVQNHQNPSYVVPMLNHEVAELTWENGQLAMHGLSNILPSPAPTKSTCGRAGDHTLESIVHQATCHHKHSRMMNSMQSQKHDDGDKKLSSKINSTLEFSGTKWGERSGQVQMLPSTMKKRPRSETESDQCGRFFSSKIHDLGQERSACASASATLCRDNNKDATMVTWASFESPSSFKTKNTTDEDSASHGGLQENRDEEQGAKGGIVQSCSARRSRAAAVHNQSERRRRDRINQKMKALQKLVPNASKTDKASMLDEVIEYLKQLQAQVHMMGTRAMPQMMMTPLAMQQQLQMSLLARMGMGAGVGVGMGMGMLDINSMARTAPLPLQPFMHSTPIASAPPTFVPPPLVMPPRIPACTPPPATANATTTEINASGAFSDPYSSFLAQQTVNMDFYSKMAALFRQQANQTSATASNPLQPNFNQGK; encoded by the exons ATGAGTCACCATTTTGTTGTGCCTAATTGGAATCTAAGGCACCAACGACAAGACCAACTAGATGGAGGAGACGGGAACAGATCCTCCCACGTGCAAAACCACCAGAATCCTAGCTATGTTGTCCCCAT GTTGAATCACGAAGTTGCTGAGCTGACATGGGAAAATGGGCAGCTAGCCATGCATGGTTTGAGCAACATCCTTCCTTCTCCAGCTCCAACAAAGTCCACCTGTGGCAGAGCTGGTGATCATACACTGGAATCAATAGTCCATCAAGCTACATGCCATCACAAGCACAGCCGGATGATGAATTCGATGCAAAGCCAAAAGCATGATGATGGGGATAAAAAATTAAGCTCCAAGATTAATAGTACTCTAGAATTCTCAGGCACGAAATGGGGTGAAAGATCGGGGCAGGTGCAAATGCTTCCAAGTACGATGAAAAAGAGGCCGAGGTCAGAGACAGAGTCCGATCAATGTGGAAGATTTTTCAGCAGCAAAATTCATGATTTGGGCCAAGAACGCAGTGCTTGTGCTAGTGCTAGCGCTACACTGTGTAGGGACAATAATAAAGACGCCACAATGGTGACATGGGCTTCCTTTGAATCTCCCAGCAGCTTCAAGACTAAAAATACCACTGATGAAGACTCTGCTTCTCATGGTGGATTG CAGGAAAATAGGGATGAAGAGCAAGGGGCCAAAGGAGGAATTGTCCAGTCATGTTCAGCAAGACGCAGTCGTGCGGCTGCAGTACATAATCAATCAGAACGg AGACGGAGAGATAGAATCAATCAGAAGATGAAAGCTCTACAGAAGTTGGTGCCTAATGCAAGTAAA ACTGATAAAGCATCAATGCTTGACGAGGTGATCGAATACTTAAAACAACTTCAAGCTCAAGTTCACATGATGGGTACAAGAGCAATGCCACAAATGATGATGACTCCCCTAGCAATGCAGCAACAGCTACAAATGTCCCTTCTAGCACGTATGGGCATGGGAGCCGGTGTTGGAGTTGGAATGGGAATGGGAATGCTTGACATCAATTCCATGGCTAGAACTGCACCCCTTCCACTCCAACCCTTCATGCATTCCACCCCAATTGCCTCAGCACCTCCTACATTTGTGCCGCCACCCTTGGTCATGCCACCGAGGATTCCGGCCTGCACTCCACCACCAGCCACGGCCAATGCCACAACTACCGAAATTAATGCCTCCGGCGCTTTTAGTGATCCGTACAGTTCATTTTTAGCCCAA CAAACAGTAAACATGGACTTTTACAGCAAGATGGCAGCTCTCTTCCGGCAACAAGCTAACCAAACCTCAGCCACCGCGAGCAACCCATTGCAGCCAAATTTCAACCAAGGGAAATAA
- the LOC113741919 gene encoding transcription factor PIF7-like isoform X3 → MNRLNHEVAELTWENGQLAMHGLSNILPSPAPTKSTCGRAGDHTLESIVHQATCHHKHSRMMNSMQSQKHDDGDKKLSSKINSTLEFSGTKWGERSGQVQMLPSTMKKRPRSETESDQCGRFFSSKIHDLGQERSACASASATLCRDNNKDATMVTWASFESPSSFKTKNTTDEDSASHGGLQENRDEEQGAKGGIVQSCSARRSRAAAVHNQSERRRRDRINQKMKALQKLVPNASKTDKASMLDEVIEYLKQLQAQVHMMGTRAMPQMMMTPLAMQQQLQMSLLARMGMGAGVGVGMGMGMLDINSMARTAPLPLQPFMHSTPIASAPPTFVPPPLVMPPRIPACTPPPATANATTTEINASGAFSDPYSSFLAQQTVNMDFYSKMAALFRQQANQTSATASNPLQPNFNQGK, encoded by the exons atgaacag GTTGAATCACGAAGTTGCTGAGCTGACATGGGAAAATGGGCAGCTAGCCATGCATGGTTTGAGCAACATCCTTCCTTCTCCAGCTCCAACAAAGTCCACCTGTGGCAGAGCTGGTGATCATACACTGGAATCAATAGTCCATCAAGCTACATGCCATCACAAGCACAGCCGGATGATGAATTCGATGCAAAGCCAAAAGCATGATGATGGGGATAAAAAATTAAGCTCCAAGATTAATAGTACTCTAGAATTCTCAGGCACGAAATGGGGTGAAAGATCGGGGCAGGTGCAAATGCTTCCAAGTACGATGAAAAAGAGGCCGAGGTCAGAGACAGAGTCCGATCAATGTGGAAGATTTTTCAGCAGCAAAATTCATGATTTGGGCCAAGAACGCAGTGCTTGTGCTAGTGCTAGCGCTACACTGTGTAGGGACAATAATAAAGACGCCACAATGGTGACATGGGCTTCCTTTGAATCTCCCAGCAGCTTCAAGACTAAAAATACCACTGATGAAGACTCTGCTTCTCATGGTGGATTG CAGGAAAATAGGGATGAAGAGCAAGGGGCCAAAGGAGGAATTGTCCAGTCATGTTCAGCAAGACGCAGTCGTGCGGCTGCAGTACATAATCAATCAGAACGg AGACGGAGAGATAGAATCAATCAGAAGATGAAAGCTCTACAGAAGTTGGTGCCTAATGCAAGTAAA ACTGATAAAGCATCAATGCTTGACGAGGTGATCGAATACTTAAAACAACTTCAAGCTCAAGTTCACATGATGGGTACAAGAGCAATGCCACAAATGATGATGACTCCCCTAGCAATGCAGCAACAGCTACAAATGTCCCTTCTAGCACGTATGGGCATGGGAGCCGGTGTTGGAGTTGGAATGGGAATGGGAATGCTTGACATCAATTCCATGGCTAGAACTGCACCCCTTCCACTCCAACCCTTCATGCATTCCACCCCAATTGCCTCAGCACCTCCTACATTTGTGCCGCCACCCTTGGTCATGCCACCGAGGATTCCGGCCTGCACTCCACCACCAGCCACGGCCAATGCCACAACTACCGAAATTAATGCCTCCGGCGCTTTTAGTGATCCGTACAGTTCATTTTTAGCCCAA CAAACAGTAAACATGGACTTTTACAGCAAGATGGCAGCTCTCTTCCGGCAACAAGCTAACCAAACCTCAGCCACCGCGAGCAACCCATTGCAGCCAAATTTCAACCAAGGGAAATAA